Proteins encoded within one genomic window of Empedobacter falsenii:
- the pnuC gene encoding nicotinamide riboside transporter PnuC, which yields MNDFIDYILAPYKTYSTLNILLEIIATLFGIISVYYTYKRNIWVYPTTIISTFIFIYLFFNWGLYGETIINVYYTSMAIYGWVLWQKNLEADHKHVDVSWATKREYLYATLLFALSFIFILTIYYFRPVIQNGFDVNFINQCKLHYTKIDFVDASTTAIFLIGMWMMARRKIDNWYFWIIGDLIMIPLMIYKGAVITSVQYIVLLILSFIGLIDWIKSAKNSQKIVS from the coding sequence ATGAACGATTTTATTGATTACATCCTTGCGCCTTACAAAACTTATTCTACACTGAATATTTTACTTGAAATAATAGCAACATTGTTCGGAATTATTTCGGTTTATTATACCTATAAACGCAATATTTGGGTTTATCCAACTACAATTATTTCAACATTTATTTTCATTTATTTATTTTTTAATTGGGGATTATATGGTGAAACAATTATTAATGTTTACTATACTTCAATGGCGATTTATGGTTGGGTTTTGTGGCAAAAAAATCTCGAAGCCGATCATAAACATGTAGATGTTTCGTGGGCAACGAAGAGAGAGTATCTGTACGCAACGTTACTTTTCGCGTTGAGTTTTATCTTTATTTTGACGATTTATTATTTCCGTCCAGTCATTCAAAACGGGTTTGATGTTAATTTTATCAATCAATGCAAATTACATTATACCAAAATTGATTTTGTAGACGCTTCGACGACCGCTATCTTTTTGATTGGAATGTGGATGATGGCGCGACGAAAAATTGATAACTGGTATTTCTGGATTATCGGCGATTTAATCATGATTCCATTAATGATTTACAAAGGAGCAGTTATCACTTCGGTGCAATATATTGTCTTGTTGATTTTATCATTTATCGGATTAATCGATTGGATAAAATCAGCCAAAAATTCACAGAAAATAGTGAGCTAA
- a CDS encoding aspartyl protease family protein, whose protein sequence is MKIRLLLSIIFVFTFLLIHAQKKELSLAENVNKETISFQFIKNLVVVPITFNGHQMNFIVDSGLKEIILFSQYDKTINKNNLRQINLKGLGKDNADTKGFFSSNNQIEIGKNYSSNNMDIIVIQDENFNLFSRLGIEVHGIIGSEFFKNYPIQIDYAKRKITIYKSILEVKKLKKFQSNPLEISPEIKPFTTVDFTHQTTYTNQKMLIDIGNSDGLWLFENQIENLAPLQHVFSDELGKGFNGSINGKRGVIDAVNLNKYKLNQPLIAIPDIESIQYINFKNNRKGSLGNEILRRFTIILDYKNQLFYYKPNRNFKDAFHYNRSGLTIIHDQFEWKNEKINIVSQNTSISEYNSITTNKVNYQYVMKPIYKIEAVRKKSNADLVGLKANDILTKLDGKQVNKMSLDDIEKFMIKNEFQQISVEILRNNVPMKFKFVLNIPY, encoded by the coding sequence ATGAAAATTAGATTATTACTTTCAATAATTTTTGTGTTTACTTTTTTACTAATTCATGCACAAAAAAAGGAACTTTCTTTGGCCGAAAATGTAAATAAAGAAACTATCTCATTTCAATTTATCAAGAATTTAGTTGTTGTTCCAATTACATTTAATGGTCATCAAATGAATTTCATTGTAGATTCTGGTCTTAAAGAAATTATTTTATTCAGCCAATATGACAAAACAATTAACAAAAACAATCTTCGCCAAATTAATTTAAAAGGTCTAGGAAAAGATAATGCTGATACCAAAGGATTTTTTTCATCAAATAATCAAATCGAGATTGGTAAAAATTATTCTTCAAATAATATGGATATTATCGTGATACAAGACGAGAATTTCAACCTCTTTTCTCGATTAGGAATTGAGGTTCATGGAATAATAGGTTCTGAATTTTTCAAAAACTATCCAATTCAAATAGATTATGCAAAAAGAAAAATCACCATTTATAAATCGATTCTTGAAGTTAAAAAATTAAAGAAATTTCAATCAAATCCATTAGAAATAAGTCCAGAAATAAAGCCTTTCACAACTGTTGATTTTACGCATCAAACAACTTACACAAATCAAAAAATGTTGATAGATATCGGAAATAGTGATGGTTTATGGCTTTTCGAGAATCAAATTGAGAATTTAGCACCTTTACAACATGTATTTTCGGATGAATTGGGCAAAGGTTTTAATGGTTCTATTAATGGTAAACGTGGGGTTATAGATGCTGTAAACTTAAATAAATATAAACTTAATCAACCTTTAATTGCCATTCCAGATATCGAATCAATCCAATATATTAACTTTAAAAATAATCGAAAAGGCTCTCTCGGAAATGAAATTTTGAGAAGATTTACAATTATTTTAGATTATAAAAATCAATTGTTTTATTATAAACCGAATCGAAATTTCAAAGATGCTTTTCACTACAATAGAAGTGGATTAACGATAATTCATGATCAATTTGAATGGAAAAATGAAAAAATAAATATTGTATCACAAAATACATCTATATCTGAATATAATTCTATCACGACAAACAAAGTTAACTATCAATATGTGATGAAACCTATTTATAAAATAGAAGCGGTTCGTAAAAAATCGAATGCAGATTTAGTGGGTTTGAAAGCAAATGATATACTTACAAAATTGGACGGAAAACAAGTGAATAAAATGAGTTTAGATGATATCGAAAAATTTATGATTAAAAATGAATTTCAGCAAATTTCTGTAGAAATTCTCCGAAATAATGTTCCAATGAAATTTAAGTTTGTACTTAATATTCCATATTAA
- a CDS encoding RNA polymerase sigma factor codes for MYMDNSEDQNDLIQEIVLQLWKSFDRFEGKSQFSTWMYRVSLNTALTYFRKEKKKADRHTFLENIDQVDEMNSGEKETQLELFYKAVHELNKVEKALIFLFLEGQNHKEISMNLGISEGNARVKLNRTKEKIQIIIKKYGYEF; via the coding sequence ATGTATATGGATAATTCTGAAGATCAAAATGATTTGATACAAGAGATTGTTTTGCAACTATGGAAATCTTTTGATCGATTCGAAGGTAAATCTCAATTTTCAACTTGGATGTATCGCGTTTCGTTGAACACGGCGTTAACTTATTTTAGAAAAGAAAAGAAAAAAGCAGATCGTCATACTTTTTTAGAAAATATTGATCAAGTAGATGAGATGAATTCTGGTGAAAAAGAAACACAACTCGAATTGTTTTATAAAGCAGTTCATGAATTGAATAAAGTAGAAAAAGCATTGATTTTTCTGTTTTTGGAAGGACAGAATCACAAGGAAATTAGTATGAACTTGGGAATTTCGGAAGGAAACGCACGTGTGAAATTGAACAGAACGAAAGAAAAAATACAAATCATCATAAAAAAATACGGTTATGAATTTTGA
- a CDS encoding 4'-phosphopantetheinyl transferase family protein, protein MPVIDYINDFKHTRIITWNVTESNEELLEYLHLEEYRMEKYNNLRPKQAREYLGLRACLKKLDLDYDVNYDERGKPFLPTNKEISITHSYGLVSVGVSEYNIGIDIELARPKKILNIKHKFARPDEIAWIPQEHETEYLHIIWGMKEGLYKLNGGNLWNFLNHYRAEEFELVENKQFICWISDDVKSRKYHAFYKMIGEYYLVWVLDYE, encoded by the coding sequence ATGCCCGTTATCGATTATATTAACGATTTTAAACATACCCGCATTATTACGTGGAATGTAACAGAATCGAATGAAGAATTATTAGAATATCTTCATTTAGAGGAGTATAGGATGGAAAAATATAATAATCTTCGACCTAAACAGGCCAGAGAATATCTTGGTTTGCGCGCTTGTCTAAAGAAATTGGACTTGGATTATGATGTAAATTATGACGAACGTGGAAAACCTTTTTTACCTACAAATAAAGAAATTTCTATCACACATTCTTATGGATTGGTTTCTGTTGGTGTGAGCGAATATAATATTGGGATTGATATTGAATTGGCTCGTCCAAAAAAAATCCTAAATATTAAACACAAGTTTGCCCGTCCAGATGAAATAGCTTGGATTCCTCAAGAGCACGAGACTGAATATCTGCATATAATTTGGGGAATGAAAGAAGGTTTGTACAAGTTGAATGGTGGTAATCTTTGGAATTTTTTGAATCATTATCGTGCAGAAGAATTTGAATTAGTAGAGAATAAACAATTTATTTGTTGGATTTCGGACGATGTGAAATCTCGTAAATATCATGCATTCTATAAAATGATTGGTGAATATTATTTGGTTTGGGTGTTGGATTATGAATAA
- a CDS encoding SusE domain-containing protein, giving the protein MKNFIKYISLACASIFALSACNDDEDIIKLDPSTFVAPKVETPASSTIELLEENAANTAMTFNWSAANYGTNTPPKYELQIDIKGDNFENHQVLTSTSTLTADVTVKELNLAVIALGLEPFKEGEIEYRIVSTVGTPGYQQLISNVNILKITPYPTDLSTNWGVVGSAAPNGWDGPDVPFWKTDVTNVFVAYTDLKPNDKNESEIKFRQDNKWELDYGGSNGKLEKGGKNIAVDAGTYKITMDLTNLTYKLDKYSWGLVGDATANGWDGPDQKLSYDGALDAWTITTTLKDGEFKFRLNNDWGTNYGGTSNAGELTDKDGANIKIKAGKYKITANFTKKTYTVEAQ; this is encoded by the coding sequence ATGAAAAATTTTATAAAATATATTTCGTTAGCTTGTGCGAGTATTTTTGCCTTAAGCGCATGTAACGATGATGAAGATATCATCAAATTAGATCCTTCAACTTTTGTTGCACCGAAAGTAGAAACGCCTGCTTCATCAACAATTGAATTGTTAGAAGAAAATGCTGCAAATACAGCAATGACATTTAATTGGAGTGCTGCAAATTATGGAACAAATACTCCTCCTAAATATGAATTACAAATTGATATCAAAGGAGATAATTTCGAAAATCATCAAGTTCTTACTTCAACTTCAACATTAACTGCTGATGTTACCGTGAAAGAATTGAATTTAGCAGTTATTGCTTTAGGATTAGAACCTTTTAAAGAAGGAGAGATAGAATATCGTATTGTTTCTACAGTTGGTACTCCTGGTTATCAACAATTAATTTCTAATGTCAATATATTGAAAATAACGCCATATCCAACAGATTTATCTACAAATTGGGGTGTTGTTGGTTCTGCCGCTCCTAACGGTTGGGACGGACCAGACGTTCCATTTTGGAAAACTGATGTTACAAATGTATTTGTAGCATATACAGATTTAAAACCAAATGATAAAAATGAAAGCGAAATCAAATTCCGTCAAGACAACAAATGGGAGTTAGATTATGGTGGATCGAATGGAAAACTTGAAAAAGGAGGTAAAAACATCGCAGTAGACGCTGGTACTTACAAGATAACTATGGACTTAACAAATCTAACTTATAAATTAGATAAATATTCTTGGGGATTAGTAGGTGACGCTACAGCAAACGGATGGGATGGTCCAGATCAAAAATTATCTTATGATGGTGCTTTAGATGCGTGGACTATTACTACAACATTAAAAGATGGAGAATTTAAATTCCGTTTAAATAATGATTGGGGAACAAACTATGGTGGTACAAGTAACGCAGGTGAGCTAACAGATAAAGACGGAGCTAACATCAAAATAAAAGCTGGAAAATATAAAATCACAGCTAATTTCACAAAGAAAACTTATACAGTAGAAGCTCAATAA
- a CDS encoding alpha-amylase family glycosyl hydrolase produces the protein MKNILSILMLLMVISFTKAQITTIPSPPEANQAVVINFDKTGTGLANYSGDIYAHTGVTIDGKQWENVIESWGNNTTQPKLTFVSGSTYKLEIPNSIYQFYGVDTSKNITAINIVFRSADGKQQTTDLSISVGSFKVTLTNPLENSITNVSSGSSFNIKATATKSANWTLTTNGTQIDVLNNSTTFDKNYTISQNQNYTLNATFNGQTISKSFTVNIKPTVKDVAIPSNLHEGINYLANDFSKAYLVLYAPQKEFIHVIGSFNNWQLSDQYVMNRDTTNKDLYWIELSNLKANEIYTFQYRTSDGIKTADPYSTLVLSPYDDPYITAATYPNMPVYPTGQQFEVSVLQTNQAKYNWKVSNFNRPNKENLMIYELLVRDFNSTKTWQSLIDDFDYFKKLNINAIEVMPVMEFEGNISWGYNTAYHLALDKAYGPADKMKEFIDLCHQNGISIILDVALNHVYGRSPLVRMWMNDPDGDGFGEPTTTNPYVNQTAKHSYNVGYDLNHQLTPTQNYVQRTLKHWIEEFKIDGFRWDLTKGFTQNCTPADEACTNGYQADRVAILKKYADMQWTIDPNSYIIFEHLGNNGSAQEETEWANYRINEGKGIMLWGKATNNFNQNTMGYASDSNFDWLKHTVKGFTKKHLVAYAESHDEERMMYKNLQYGASSGTYNVKDLKTSLERQKALGAVLFTIPGPKMLWQFGEIGYDYSINHCEDGTNTDGCRTNPKPIPNEIGYLTNTDRKSVYDVWAKIIGLKLNNKVFETDNYTITSGDLKPRIQITNNLLSSSDLYEVIVIANFTTSTQAIAPLFPFVGNWYNLMDETTLNVTNTNSSFTINLNPGEFRIFGNAKANLSTDNIEVNSEKISITPNPVFSSFSLNINSEKVKIYDLTGKLVKEFSGKYSAIHQFNIKELPKGIYILDIEAKNRKSSAKLIKI, from the coding sequence ATGAAAAACATTCTATCTATTTTGATGCTTTTAATGGTAATATCTTTTACCAAAGCACAAATTACAACAATACCTTCACCGCCCGAAGCAAACCAAGCTGTTGTGATAAACTTTGATAAAACAGGAACAGGTCTTGCCAATTATTCGGGAGATATTTATGCGCATACAGGCGTAACTATTGACGGAAAGCAATGGGAAAATGTAATTGAAAGTTGGGGAAATAACACTACTCAACCCAAATTAACTTTCGTTTCTGGATCAACCTACAAATTAGAAATCCCGAATTCTATTTATCAATTCTATGGAGTTGATACTTCTAAAAATATTACTGCAATAAATATTGTTTTTAGAAGTGCTGACGGAAAACAACAAACTACGGATCTTTCTATTTCGGTAGGTTCTTTTAAAGTTACTTTAACTAATCCGCTCGAAAATTCGATTACAAATGTTTCTTCAGGATCAAGTTTTAACATCAAAGCGACAGCTACAAAATCTGCTAATTGGACATTAACTACCAACGGAACTCAAATTGATGTATTAAATAATTCAACAACTTTTGATAAAAATTATACCATTTCTCAAAATCAGAATTATACATTAAATGCTACTTTTAATGGTCAAACAATAAGCAAATCTTTTACAGTTAATATCAAACCAACAGTGAAAGATGTAGCTATTCCATCTAATTTGCATGAAGGAATTAATTATTTGGCTAATGATTTTTCAAAAGCATATTTGGTTTTATACGCACCACAAAAAGAGTTTATTCATGTAATTGGAAGTTTCAATAATTGGCAACTTTCAGATCAATATGTGATGAATCGTGATACAACTAACAAAGATTTATATTGGATTGAATTGTCTAATCTCAAAGCTAATGAAATTTATACGTTTCAATATCGTACAAGTGATGGAATCAAAACTGCCGATCCTTATTCGACTTTAGTTTTATCGCCTTATGATGATCCGTATATTACCGCAGCAACTTACCCAAATATGCCTGTATATCCTACTGGACAACAATTTGAAGTTTCTGTTTTACAAACAAATCAAGCAAAATACAATTGGAAAGTTTCAAATTTCAATCGCCCAAATAAAGAGAATTTGATGATTTACGAATTATTAGTTCGCGATTTCAATTCGACAAAAACATGGCAATCTTTAATTGATGATTTTGATTATTTCAAAAAATTAAACATCAACGCAATCGAAGTGATGCCTGTAATGGAGTTTGAAGGAAATATTTCTTGGGGTTATAATACCGCTTATCATCTTGCTTTGGATAAAGCTTACGGACCTGCAGATAAAATGAAAGAGTTCATCGATTTGTGTCATCAAAATGGAATTTCAATCATTTTGGATGTTGCTTTAAATCACGTTTATGGGCGATCTCCGTTGGTTAGAATGTGGATGAATGATCCTGATGGAGATGGTTTTGGAGAACCAACCACTACGAATCCTTATGTTAATCAAACCGCAAAACATAGTTACAATGTCGGTTACGATTTAAATCATCAACTAACGCCAACTCAAAATTATGTACAACGTACATTGAAACATTGGATTGAAGAGTTTAAAATTGATGGTTTTAGATGGGATTTAACAAAAGGATTTACTCAAAATTGTACACCTGCAGATGAAGCTTGTACAAACGGATATCAAGCTGATCGTGTAGCAATTTTAAAAAAATATGCTGATATGCAATGGACAATTGACCCAAATTCTTACATCATTTTTGAGCATTTAGGAAATAATGGTTCTGCACAAGAAGAAACAGAATGGGCGAATTATCGCATTAACGAAGGCAAAGGAATTATGCTTTGGGGAAAAGCGACAAATAATTTCAATCAGAATACAATGGGATATGCTTCGGATAGTAACTTTGATTGGTTGAAACATACTGTAAAAGGTTTTACGAAAAAACATTTAGTTGCCTATGCAGAAAGTCATGATGAGGAAAGAATGATGTACAAAAATTTACAATATGGTGCATCTTCAGGAACTTATAATGTAAAAGATTTAAAAACTTCTTTAGAAAGACAAAAAGCTCTGGGTGCTGTTTTGTTTACGATTCCTGGTCCTAAAATGTTGTGGCAATTCGGAGAAATAGGATACGATTATTCGATTAATCATTGCGAAGATGGAACAAATACTGACGGATGCCGTACCAATCCAAAACCTATTCCAAACGAAATTGGTTATTTAACAAATACTGATAGAAAATCTGTTTATGATGTTTGGGCAAAAATTATTGGACTTAAATTAAACAACAAAGTTTTCGAAACTGATAATTATACAATTACATCTGGTGATTTAAAACCTCGTATTCAGATTACAAATAATTTATTATCGTCGTCTGATTTATATGAAGTTATTGTGATTGCAAACTTCACTACAAGTACTCAAGCAATTGCGCCACTTTTTCCATTTGTAGGAAATTGGTACAATTTAATGGACGAAACAACGCTGAATGTAACCAATACAAATTCATCGTTTACAATTAATCTAAATCCAGGTGAATTCAGAATTTTCGGAAATGCAAAAGCGAATTTATCAACAGATAATATTGAGGTTAATTCAGAAAAAATTTCTATCACTCCAAATCCAGTTTTTTCCTCTTTTTCATTAAATATTAATTCAGAAAAAGTAAAAATTTATGATTTAACAGGAAAACTGGTCAAAGAATTTTCAGGAAAATATTCAGCGATACATCAATTTAACATCAAGGAATTACCAAAAGGTATTTACATTCTTGACATTGAAGCTAAAAATCGAAAATCGTCTGCGAAGCTGATTAAAATTTAA
- a CDS encoding LOG family protein produces MTDKEKEDDRIQSPFRPKDWNEIRINDSWALFKIMAEFVNGYEVMSKIGPCVSIFGSARTSPDHPYYALAEDIAYRLTQIGFGVITGGGPAIMEAANKGAQKGGGTSVGLGITLPFETELNKYIDREYEINFDYFFARKVMFVKYSQGFIGMPGGFGTLDELFESMTLVQTKKTGRFPIVLVGTEYWSGLIDWIKETVLREGYISEKDLDLFRLVDTAEEAVAHIENFYEKYNIKLNF; encoded by the coding sequence ATGACAGATAAAGAAAAGGAAGACGATAGAATACAATCTCCGTTTCGACCAAAAGATTGGAACGAGATTAGAATAAATGATTCTTGGGCGTTGTTCAAGATTATGGCAGAATTTGTAAATGGTTACGAAGTAATGTCTAAAATAGGACCATGTGTGTCTATTTTTGGTTCGGCACGTACTTCTCCAGATCATCCATATTATGCATTAGCAGAAGACATTGCATACCGATTAACGCAGATTGGTTTTGGAGTAATTACTGGTGGAGGTCCTGCAATTATGGAAGCTGCAAACAAAGGAGCGCAAAAGGGTGGAGGAACTTCTGTTGGATTGGGAATTACATTGCCTTTTGAAACAGAATTGAACAAATATATCGACCGCGAGTATGAAATTAATTTTGATTATTTCTTTGCACGAAAAGTAATGTTTGTGAAATATTCGCAAGGATTTATCGGAATGCCAGGAGGTTTCGGAACGTTAGACGAATTATTTGAGTCGATGACATTGGTACAAACGAAGAAAACAGGTCGTTTCCCAATTGTGTTAGTTGGAACTGAATATTGGTCAGGTTTAATCGATTGGATCAAAGAAACAGTTTTGAGAGAAGGTTATATTTCTGAGAAAGATTTGGATCTTTTCCGTTTGGTTGATACAGCGGAAGAAGCCGTTGCTCATATCGAGAATTTCTACGAAAAATATAATATTAAGCTTAATTTTTAA
- the ahcY gene encoding adenosylhomocysteinase, with protein MDTKTQYIPYKVKDISLAEWGRKEITLAEAEMPGLMAIREEYKAAQPLKGARIAGCLHMTIQTAVLIETLVALGADVTWSSCNIFSTQDHAAAAIAAAGIPVYAWKGMNEEEFDWCIEQTLFFGEDRKPLNMILDDGGDLTNMVIDRYPELVAEIKGLSEETTTGVHRLYERMEKGTLPMPAINVNDSVTKSKFDNKYGCRESAVDAIKRATDLMIAGKRVVVCGFGDVGKGTAASFRGAGAIVTVTEIDPICALQASMEGYEVKKLDTVVANADIVITTTGNFGIVRAEHFEKMKDKVVVCNIGHFDNEIDMAWLNGNYGNTKEEIKPQVDKYNINGNDIIILAEGRLVNLGCATGHPSFVMSNSFSNQTLAQIELWTNSSAYKNEVYTLPKHLDEKVAELHLAKLGVELEVLSQEQAEYIGVTVEGPFKPEYYRY; from the coding sequence ATGGATACAAAAACGCAATACATTCCATACAAAGTTAAAGATATTTCTTTAGCTGAGTGGGGAAGAAAGGAAATTACGTTGGCTGAGGCAGAAATGCCTGGGTTGATGGCTATCCGTGAAGAGTACAAAGCTGCTCAACCTTTGAAAGGTGCTCGCATTGCAGGTTGTCTACACATGACAATCCAAACTGCAGTTCTTATCGAAACGTTGGTTGCTTTAGGAGCTGATGTTACATGGTCGTCATGTAATATTTTCTCTACACAAGATCACGCTGCGGCTGCAATTGCTGCTGCTGGGATTCCTGTGTATGCTTGGAAAGGGATGAACGAAGAGGAATTCGATTGGTGTATCGAGCAAACATTATTCTTCGGAGAAGATCGTAAACCATTAAACATGATTTTGGATGATGGTGGAGACTTAACGAATATGGTGATTGATCGTTACCCAGAATTGGTTGCTGAGATCAAAGGATTATCAGAAGAAACAACTACGGGTGTACACCGTCTTTACGAAAGAATGGAGAAAGGTACATTGCCTATGCCTGCAATTAACGTAAATGATTCTGTAACAAAATCTAAATTCGACAACAAATACGGATGTCGCGAATCTGCAGTAGATGCTATCAAACGTGCTACTGACCTGATGATCGCTGGTAAACGTGTTGTAGTTTGTGGATTTGGTGATGTTGGTAAAGGTACAGCGGCTTCTTTCCGCGGTGCTGGAGCAATTGTTACAGTAACAGAAATCGACCCTATTTGTGCTTTACAAGCATCTATGGAAGGTTACGAAGTAAAAAAATTAGATACAGTGGTTGCAAACGCTGATATCGTAATTACGACTACTGGTAACTTTGGAATTGTACGTGCAGAGCATTTCGAGAAAATGAAAGACAAAGTAGTTGTGTGTAACATTGGTCACTTCGATAACGAAATCGATATGGCTTGGTTAAACGGAAACTACGGAAACACGAAAGAAGAAATTAAACCACAAGTTGACAAATACAACATCAACGGAAATGACATCATCATTTTGGCTGAAGGACGTTTAGTTAACTTAGGTTGTGCAACAGGACACCCTTCTTTTGTGATGTCAAACTCTTTCTCTAACCAAACTTTAGCTCAAATCGAATTGTGGACAAATTCATCAGCTTACAAAAACGAAGTATATACTTTGCCTAAGCATTTAGATGAAAAAGTTGCAGAATTGCATTTAGCTAAATTAGGAGTAGAATTAGAAGTTTTATCTCAAGAACAAGCAGAATACATTGGTGTAACGGTTGAAGGACCATTTAAACCAGAATATTATAGATATTAA
- a CDS encoding Bax inhibitor-1/YccA family protein, with translation MENQHVYQQNQLVAQATSVERANFYKHTYGHVAGGVLVFVLIESLMLKSEALVSFMLSLTSGYLWLILLAGFMGITWVAQKMAYGSISKSKQYLGYFLYIVAEALIFVPMLYIALYYGGTYVIKQAAVVTGGLFVGLSAIVFLTKADFSILRGALTIGFFLAIGLIIAGMLFGFDLGLWFSVGMCALAGGAILYNTHQLKYEFGTQQYVAAALSLFASLMLLFWYILRIFMSRD, from the coding sequence ATGGAAAATCAACACGTATATCAACAAAACCAATTGGTTGCACAGGCAACAAGCGTAGAAAGGGCAAATTTCTATAAACATACTTACGGACACGTTGCTGGAGGAGTTTTGGTATTTGTTTTAATCGAATCTTTGATGTTAAAATCAGAAGCATTAGTCAGCTTTATGTTAAGTTTAACTTCTGGATATCTTTGGCTTATTTTATTAGCAGGTTTCATGGGAATTACATGGGTTGCACAAAAAATGGCGTACGGATCGATTTCAAAATCTAAACAATATTTAGGCTACTTTTTATACATAGTTGCAGAAGCTTTAATCTTTGTGCCAATGCTGTACATTGCATTATATTATGGCGGAACTTATGTGATAAAACAAGCGGCCGTTGTAACAGGTGGATTATTTGTAGGATTATCGGCTATTGTATTTTTAACAAAAGCAGATTTCTCTATTTTACGAGGAGCATTAACTATAGGATTTTTCTTAGCAATTGGATTGATTATTGCAGGAATGTTATTCGGGTTCGATTTAGGATTATGGTTCTCAGTTGGAATGTGTGCCTTGGCTGGAGGAGCAATTTTGTACAACACTCACCAATTAAAATATGAGTTCGGAACACAACAATATGTTGCAGCGGCATTGTCGTTATTTGCTTCATTAATGTTATTGTTTTGGTATATTTTGAGAATTTTTATGAGTAGAGATTAA
- a CDS encoding sialidase family protein has product MTKKKILLTFFSIAYTLGFAQTNKQVLFTSKNKSNVKCYRIPSIITSAKGTLIAAIDERVPNCGDLLYNPDINIVIRTSDDKGKTWSEIKRIVDFPDQESASDVSMVMDEKTKEIYLFYNYMNHKIAKNEFRLHFVKSADNGETWSKPVDITDQITPTEWKKDFKFITSGRGTYTKEGWILNTLVRLKDGVYVFGSKDHGKTWERISSVAEKADETNIVQLPNKDWMLNARIQNAGFRKIFISKDQGKTWTSKMEEQLIDPTCNASTLVLGKDIVFSNLHDPKDRQNLGLKVSKDQAKTWNFIKTIEPNSSAYSVLTNISKNKVGIFYEADDYQDMVFEVVDLK; this is encoded by the coding sequence ATGACAAAAAAGAAAATTCTACTTACCTTTTTTTCCATCGCTTATACGCTGGGATTTGCCCAAACCAACAAACAAGTTTTATTTACAAGCAAAAATAAATCGAATGTCAAATGTTATCGCATTCCGAGTATTATTACATCAGCAAAAGGAACATTGATTGCAGCGATTGACGAACGTGTTCCAAATTGTGGCGATTTGCTTTACAATCCTGATATCAATATTGTAATTAGAACAAGTGATGACAAAGGAAAAACATGGTCAGAAATCAAACGAATTGTTGATTTTCCTGATCAAGAATCTGCTTCTGATGTATCGATGGTTATGGATGAAAAGACAAAAGAAATCTATCTTTTTTACAATTACATGAATCATAAAATTGCAAAAAATGAATTCAGATTACATTTTGTAAAAAGTGCTGACAACGGAGAAACATGGTCAAAACCTGTTGATATTACAGATCAAATTACGCCAACCGAATGGAAAAAAGATTTTAAATTCATTACTTCTGGTCGAGGTACATACACAAAAGAAGGTTGGATTTTGAATACATTGGTTCGATTGAAAGATGGTGTTTATGTATTCGGAAGTAAAGATCATGGGAAAACGTGGGAACGAATTTCGAGTGTTGCGGAAAAAGCGGATGAAACAAATATTGTACAGCTTCCAAACAAAGATTGGATGTTGAATGCACGTATTCAGAATGCTGGTTTCAGAAAAATATTTATCTCGAAAGATCAAGGAAAAACGTGGACGTCTAAAATGGAAGAACAATTAATTGATCCAACTTGTAATGCTTCTACATTGGTTTTAGGAAAAGATATTGTGTTTAGTAATTTGCATGATCCGAAAGATCGTCAAAACTTGGGATTGAAAGTAAGTAAAGATCAAGCGAAAACATGGAATTTTATAAAAACAATAGAACCAAATTCTTCGGCTTATTCCGTTTTAACAAATATCTCAAAAAATAAAGTCGGAATTTTTTATGAAGCTGATGATTATCAAGATATGGTTTTTGAAGTAGTTGATTTAAAATAA